The following are from one region of the Nocardioides marmotae genome:
- a CDS encoding CGNR zinc finger domain-containing protein translates to MDFIRYAEQSAALLNAPLDDVEALRDHLASRPWLQEQCTDRDCMLLRKHQRELRPVFEASAAGDVAGVVDGLNELMARHPVSPRISDHDGHLHVHVASRSASVAELLVGESLLGLMTLVCDLGPTRLGVCSAAPCRQVYVDTSPNQSRRYCSDRCSSRANVAAYRARQKAVTPA, encoded by the coding sequence GTGGACTTCATCCGGTACGCCGAGCAGTCGGCCGCACTGCTCAACGCACCGCTCGACGACGTGGAGGCGCTGCGCGACCACCTCGCCTCCCGGCCCTGGCTCCAGGAGCAGTGCACCGACCGCGACTGCATGCTGCTGCGCAAGCACCAGCGCGAGCTCCGGCCGGTCTTCGAGGCCTCCGCCGCCGGTGACGTCGCCGGGGTCGTCGACGGCCTCAACGAGCTGATGGCCCGGCACCCGGTCAGCCCGCGGATCTCCGACCACGACGGGCACCTCCACGTCCACGTCGCCAGCCGCAGCGCCTCGGTCGCCGAGCTGCTCGTCGGGGAGTCGCTGCTCGGGCTGATGACGCTCGTGTGCGACCTCGGCCCCACCCGGCTCGGTGTCTGCTCGGCGGCGCCGTGCCGCCAGGTGTACGTCGACACCTCCCCCAACCAGTCGCGCCGCTACTGCTCGGACCGCTGCTCCTCGCGGGCCAACGTGGCGGCGTACCGAGCCCGGCAGAAGGCGGTCACCCCCGCATGA
- a CDS encoding DNA repair helicase XPB yields MNDGPLIVQSDKTLLLEIDHERAADCRKAIAPFAELERSPEHVHTYRLTPLGLWNARAAGHDAEQVVDTLLEYSRYAVPHALLVDVAETMARYGRLRLDKHPTHGLVLTSTDRPVLEEVLRAKKIQGMLGERIDDDTVVVHASERGNLKQALLKIGWPAEDFAGYVDGEAHPIALDESDWQLRDYQRDAAESFWHGGSGVVVLPCGAGKTLVGASAMAHAQATTLILVTNTVSARQWKDELVRRTSLTEDEIGEYSGSVKEVRPVTIATYQVLTTKRKGVYPHLELLDARDWGLIIYDEVHLLPAPIFRMTANLQARRRIGLTATLVREDGREGDVFSLIGPKRYDAPWKDIEAQGWIAPADCVEVRVTLPTDERLVYAVAEPEERYRLASCTAEKTRVVRDIVASHRDQPTLVIGQYIEQLDELAAALDAPVIKGDTPVKERQRLFDAFRAGEVGLLVVSKVANFSIDLPSAEVAIQVSGSFGSRQEEAQRLGRLLRPKSEGKTAHFYTIVSRDTVDADFAANRQRFLAEQGYAYRILDAEDLPA; encoded by the coding sequence ATGAACGACGGACCACTCATCGTCCAGTCCGACAAGACCCTGCTCCTGGAGATCGACCACGAGCGCGCGGCCGACTGCCGCAAGGCGATCGCGCCGTTCGCCGAGCTCGAGCGCTCCCCCGAGCACGTGCACACCTACCGGCTCACCCCGCTGGGGCTGTGGAACGCCCGCGCCGCCGGCCACGACGCCGAGCAGGTCGTCGACACGCTGCTGGAGTACAGCCGCTACGCCGTCCCCCACGCGCTGCTCGTCGACGTCGCCGAGACGATGGCCCGGTACGGCCGGCTGCGGCTCGACAAGCACCCCACCCACGGGCTGGTGCTCACCTCGACCGACCGGCCGGTGCTCGAGGAGGTGCTGCGCGCCAAGAAGATCCAAGGCATGCTCGGCGAGCGGATCGACGACGACACCGTCGTGGTCCACGCCTCCGAGCGCGGCAACCTCAAGCAGGCGCTGCTGAAGATCGGCTGGCCCGCCGAGGACTTCGCCGGGTACGTCGACGGCGAGGCCCACCCGATCGCGCTCGACGAGTCCGACTGGCAGCTGCGCGACTACCAGCGCGACGCGGCCGAGTCGTTCTGGCACGGCGGGTCCGGCGTGGTCGTGCTGCCCTGCGGCGCCGGCAAGACGCTGGTCGGCGCCTCCGCGATGGCCCACGCGCAGGCGACCACGCTGATCCTGGTCACCAACACCGTCTCGGCGCGCCAGTGGAAGGACGAGCTGGTGCGGCGTACCTCGCTGACCGAGGACGAGATCGGGGAGTACTCCGGCTCGGTCAAGGAGGTCCGGCCGGTCACCATCGCGACGTACCAGGTCCTGACGACCAAGCGGAAGGGCGTCTACCCCCACCTCGAGCTGCTCGACGCCCGCGACTGGGGGCTGATCATCTACGACGAGGTGCACCTGCTGCCCGCGCCGATCTTCCGGATGACCGCGAACCTCCAGGCGCGGCGGCGGATCGGGCTGACCGCGACGCTGGTGCGCGAGGACGGCCGCGAGGGCGACGTGTTCTCCCTCATCGGGCCCAAGCGGTACGACGCGCCGTGGAAGGACATCGAGGCGCAGGGCTGGATCGCGCCGGCCGACTGCGTCGAGGTGCGGGTGACGCTGCCGACCGACGAGCGCCTCGTGTACGCCGTCGCGGAGCCCGAGGAGCGCTACCGGCTCGCCTCGTGCACCGCGGAGAAGACCCGCGTGGTCCGCGACATCGTCGCCTCCCACCGCGACCAGCCGACGCTGGTCATCGGGCAGTACATCGAGCAGCTCGACGAGCTCGCGGCCGCGCTCGACGCCCCCGTGATCAAGGGCGACACCCCCGTGAAGGAGCGGCAGCGGCTCTTCGACGCGTTCCGCGCCGGCGAGGTCGGGCTGCTCGTGGTCTCCAAGGTCGCGAACTTCTCCATCGACCTGCCCTCGGCCGAGGTGGCGATCCAGGTCTCCGGCTCCTTCGGCTCCCGCCAGGAGGAGGCCCAGCGGCTCGGCCGGCTGCTGCGGCCCAAGTCGGAGGGGAAGACCGCGCACTTCTACACGATCGTCTCCCGCGACACCGTCGACGCCGACTTCGCCGCCAACCGGCAGCGCTTCCTCGCCGAGCAGGGGTACGCCTACCGGATCCTCGACGCCGAGGACCTCCCGGCCTGA
- the serA gene encoding phosphoglycerate dehydrogenase has translation MKALLLENIHQVAVESLEAKGYEVELRSGSLSEEELVEALEGVSLLGIRSNTTVTAKVLDAAPDLVAIGCFCIGTNQVDLAAATERGVAVFNAPYSNTRSVVELVIGEIIALARRLPEKIEKMHAGVWDKSAKGSHEVRGRTLGIVGYGNIGTQLSTVAEALGMRVVFFDTADRPAHGNARRMSTLDELLAISDVVSLHIDGRPGNAGMFGHEQFAKMKPRAMFVNAARGMVVDTESLREHILSGHIAGAAMDVFPVEPKAQGDPFESPLRGLDNVILTPHVGGSTQEAQEEIGWFVSGKLAAFALHGSTALSVNLPAVNVPELRTGHRLGFLHRNVPGVLARLNEMLAEEGDNVVQQQLATRGEVGYVVTDAAAPLSEGSLQRLAASENGLWVRTWSA, from the coding sequence GTGAAGGCACTGCTGCTGGAGAACATCCACCAGGTGGCCGTCGAGTCGCTCGAGGCCAAGGGGTACGAGGTCGAGCTGCGGTCGGGCTCCCTCTCCGAGGAGGAGCTGGTCGAGGCGCTCGAGGGCGTCTCGCTGCTCGGCATCCGCTCCAACACCACCGTCACCGCGAAGGTCCTCGACGCGGCGCCGGACCTGGTGGCGATCGGCTGCTTCTGCATCGGCACCAACCAGGTCGACCTCGCCGCGGCGACCGAGCGGGGGGTGGCGGTGTTCAACGCGCCGTACTCCAACACCCGCAGCGTCGTGGAGCTGGTCATCGGCGAGATCATCGCGCTGGCCCGGCGACTGCCGGAGAAGATCGAGAAGATGCACGCCGGCGTCTGGGACAAGTCGGCCAAGGGCAGCCACGAGGTCCGCGGGCGCACGCTCGGCATCGTGGGATACGGCAACATCGGCACCCAGCTCTCGACGGTCGCCGAGGCGCTGGGCATGCGGGTGGTCTTCTTCGACACCGCCGACCGGCCCGCGCACGGCAACGCCCGGCGGATGTCGACCCTCGACGAGCTGCTCGCGATCTCCGACGTGGTCAGCCTGCACATCGACGGGCGGCCGGGCAACGCCGGGATGTTCGGGCACGAGCAGTTCGCGAAGATGAAGCCGCGGGCGATGTTCGTCAACGCGGCCCGCGGGATGGTCGTCGACACCGAGTCGCTGCGCGAGCACATCCTCTCCGGCCACATCGCCGGCGCCGCGATGGACGTCTTCCCGGTCGAGCCCAAGGCCCAGGGCGACCCGTTCGAGTCGCCCCTGCGCGGCCTGGACAACGTCATCCTCACCCCGCACGTCGGCGGCTCGACGCAGGAGGCGCAGGAGGAGATCGGCTGGTTCGTCTCCGGCAAGCTCGCCGCGTTCGCCCTGCACGGCAGCACCGCGCTGTCGGTCAACCTGCCCGCCGTCAACGTCCCCGAGCTGCGCACCGGCCACCGGCTGGGCTTCCTGCACCGCAACGTCCCCGGCGTGCTGGCGCGGCTCAACGAGATGCTCGCCGAGGAGGGCGACAACGTCGTGCAGCAGCAGCTCGCCACCCGCGGCGAGGTGGGGTACGTCGTCACCGACGCCGCCGCCCCGCTCTCGGAGGGGTCGCTGCAGCGGCTGGCCGCCTCGGAGAACGGTCTCTGGGTCCGCACCTGGTCGGCCTGA
- a CDS encoding aldo/keto reductase, with protein MRTRGIGNDRVGRVQVGAIGLGLMTFDQSGSQPREQLAATIRAALDAGVTLFDTADAYGPGEEKGAGAQGENERLIAGLLDELGVRSQVFLATKGGHVRTEGGGWDSDSSPEHLRAAVDASLERLGVEQIALWQHHRPDPDVPYEEVIGTLKEIADSGKVRMVGLSNADPDQIRAAHAVLGEALVSVQNQFSPAFRSSRPEIDVCDELGLAFLPWSPLGGLGDAKSLAEKHPAFAEVAEARGVSAQQVALAWELAQSPVVIPIPGAKRPESITDSAAAADLELTDDELDRLNAD; from the coding sequence GTGAGGACACGAGGGATCGGCAACGACCGGGTCGGCCGGGTGCAGGTGGGGGCCATCGGCCTGGGCCTGATGACGTTCGACCAGTCCGGCAGCCAGCCGCGCGAGCAGCTCGCCGCCACCATCCGCGCGGCGCTCGACGCCGGGGTGACGCTCTTCGACACCGCCGACGCCTACGGGCCCGGCGAGGAGAAGGGCGCGGGCGCCCAGGGCGAGAACGAGCGGCTCATCGCCGGGCTCCTCGACGAGCTCGGCGTGCGCAGCCAGGTCTTCCTCGCCACCAAGGGCGGGCACGTCCGCACCGAGGGCGGCGGCTGGGACTCCGACAGCTCGCCCGAGCACCTGCGCGCGGCCGTCGACGCGAGCCTCGAGCGCCTCGGGGTGGAGCAGATCGCGCTGTGGCAGCACCACCGGCCCGACCCGGACGTGCCCTACGAGGAGGTCATCGGCACGCTCAAGGAGATCGCCGACAGCGGCAAGGTCCGCATGGTCGGGCTCTCCAACGCCGACCCCGACCAGATCCGCGCCGCGCACGCCGTCCTCGGTGAGGCGCTGGTGAGCGTGCAGAACCAGTTCTCCCCGGCGTTCCGCTCCAGCCGGCCCGAGATCGACGTGTGCGACGAGCTCGGCCTGGCGTTCCTGCCCTGGAGCCCGCTGGGCGGGCTCGGCGACGCCAAGTCGCTGGCCGAGAAGCACCCGGCCTTCGCCGAGGTCGCCGAGGCCCGCGGGGTGAGCGCCCAGCAGGTCGCGCTCGCCTGGGAGCTGGCCCAGTCCCCGGTCGTCATCCCGATCCCCGGCGCGAAGCGGCCCGAGTCGATCACCGACTCCGCCGCCGCTGCCGACCTCGAGCTCACCGACGACGAGCTCGACCGGCTCAACGCCGACTAG
- a CDS encoding glycoside hydrolase family 3 C-terminal domain-containing protein, protein MTTLVATTGSPPATAQDEDLPWMDTSLPAPERTELLLDAMTLDQKLEQIFNRPVYNDDLDDGVPDNGVGCDFTLIGRHIEGIPELAIPDFRMANGGTGIRGGDCLPEPTATALPAQISSAATFDRATTLRWGQVLDAELRAWAHQVLWGPVLNLIRTPYGGRNNEFFSEDPYLTGALASQIIRGIQQRNVSQATAKHFVANDSEFQFERWTAAIRVPSRAMQELYLLPFEMAVKDADVASVMCAYGQVNFTYNCESKPLLRKTLRERWGFDGYVFSDRRAAQSTVPSILAGTDVEVDEAPEWYAPALVKAAIRNREITEADVDDMLRERYIKMFEFGDFDDPHTEFTWDQLEDEMVQGGTHAQVAKDAAEESLVLLRNERELLPLNAEATESVALIGARWFAGEATLPPRSGDRANNVSVNAPYEVTPRQGLENVLETLGSDAQVTYDNGTNVNRAVALARRSDVTIMMLGDVARETWDKNSNWQQENPSGGPGGAANEVPDLDLPTVQGTDQQRLAPAVLDAVPNTITVLKTQGQVNMPWIDKVDTLVEAWYPGQEDGNVVAEALFGINNFSGKLPVTFGKTDREAAYASQEQYPGYPEDTGSPGGIGRDPIPGAPQRVVRYTEGLKMGYRWYQATGTEPLFPFGYGQSYTTFGYSDLQVAKVRKNGKQTGVRVGYTVTNTGDVAGKEASQVYLRLPKAAGENFNRLVGFEKVDLEPGESRRVSTVLNAGASNHPLSYFAPEDPDDLRRWADGKWTTPKGRFTVFVGGSSEDTPLRRSVTLDVDKAVKAPSQIKKPTVRPRPVTSSTRARITLRVVSAGKPATGEVRVKEGGVVIALDALDARGRAQVRLPRLRAGVHRLKLVYTGSAVSKRATRTLVITVRKG, encoded by the coding sequence GTGACGACCCTCGTGGCCACGACCGGCAGCCCGCCGGCCACCGCCCAGGACGAGGACCTCCCCTGGATGGACACCTCGCTCCCGGCGCCCGAGCGGACCGAGCTCCTGCTGGACGCGATGACGCTGGACCAGAAGCTCGAGCAGATCTTCAACCGGCCGGTCTACAACGACGACCTCGACGACGGGGTCCCCGACAACGGCGTCGGATGTGACTTCACCCTGATCGGCCGGCACATCGAGGGCATCCCCGAGCTGGCGATCCCCGACTTCCGGATGGCCAACGGCGGCACCGGCATCCGCGGTGGCGACTGCCTCCCGGAGCCCACCGCGACCGCGCTGCCCGCCCAGATCTCCTCGGCGGCCACCTTCGACCGCGCCACCACGCTGCGCTGGGGCCAGGTGCTCGACGCCGAGCTGCGGGCCTGGGCGCACCAGGTGCTCTGGGGGCCGGTCCTCAACCTGATCCGCACGCCGTACGGCGGGCGCAACAACGAGTTCTTCAGCGAGGACCCGTACCTGACCGGCGCCCTCGCCTCGCAGATCATCCGCGGGATCCAGCAGCGCAACGTGAGCCAGGCGACGGCCAAGCACTTCGTCGCCAACGACTCCGAGTTCCAGTTCGAGCGGTGGACCGCGGCGATCCGCGTCCCCTCGCGGGCGATGCAGGAGCTCTACCTGCTGCCCTTCGAGATGGCCGTCAAGGACGCCGACGTCGCCTCGGTGATGTGCGCCTACGGACAGGTGAACTTCACCTACAACTGCGAGAGCAAGCCGCTGCTGCGCAAGACCCTGCGTGAGAGGTGGGGCTTCGACGGCTACGTCTTCTCCGACCGGCGCGCCGCGCAGAGCACCGTGCCCTCCATCCTCGCCGGCACCGACGTCGAGGTCGACGAGGCGCCGGAGTGGTACGCCCCGGCGCTGGTGAAGGCCGCGATCAGGAACCGCGAGATCACCGAGGCCGACGTCGACGACATGCTGCGCGAGCGCTACATCAAGATGTTCGAGTTCGGCGACTTCGACGACCCGCACACGGAGTTCACCTGGGACCAGCTCGAGGACGAGATGGTCCAGGGCGGCACCCACGCCCAGGTCGCCAAGGACGCGGCCGAGGAGAGCCTCGTGCTGCTGCGCAACGAGCGCGAGCTGCTGCCGCTCAACGCGGAGGCGACCGAGTCGGTGGCGCTGATCGGCGCTCGGTGGTTCGCCGGCGAGGCGACGCTGCCGCCGCGCAGCGGCGACCGCGCCAACAACGTCTCGGTCAACGCGCCGTACGAGGTGACCCCGCGGCAGGGCCTCGAGAACGTCCTCGAGACGCTCGGCTCCGACGCCCAGGTCACCTACGACAACGGCACCAACGTCAACCGCGCCGTCGCGCTGGCGAGGCGGTCCGACGTGACCATCATGATGCTCGGCGACGTCGCCCGCGAGACGTGGGACAAGAACAGCAACTGGCAGCAGGAGAACCCCAGCGGGGGCCCCGGCGGAGCCGCGAACGAGGTCCCCGACCTCGATCTGCCGACGGTGCAGGGCACCGACCAGCAGCGGCTCGCGCCGGCCGTGCTCGACGCCGTCCCGAACACGATCACGGTGCTGAAGACCCAGGGGCAGGTGAACATGCCCTGGATCGACAAGGTCGACACCCTGGTGGAGGCGTGGTACCCCGGCCAGGAGGACGGCAACGTCGTGGCCGAGGCGCTGTTCGGGATCAACAACTTCTCCGGCAAGCTGCCGGTGACGTTCGGCAAGACCGACCGCGAGGCGGCGTACGCGAGCCAGGAGCAGTACCCGGGCTACCCCGAGGACACCGGCTCGCCCGGCGGCATCGGGCGTGACCCGATCCCCGGCGCGCCGCAGCGGGTGGTCCGCTACACCGAGGGCCTGAAGATGGGCTACCGCTGGTACCAGGCGACCGGCACCGAGCCGCTGTTCCCGTTCGGCTACGGGCAGTCCTACACGACCTTCGGCTACAGCGACCTTCAGGTGGCCAAGGTCCGCAAGAACGGGAAGCAGACGGGTGTGCGGGTCGGCTACACCGTGACCAACACCGGCGACGTCGCCGGCAAGGAGGCCTCGCAGGTCTACCTGAGGCTCCCGAAGGCGGCCGGCGAGAACTTCAACCGGCTGGTCGGCTTCGAGAAGGTCGACCTCGAGCCCGGCGAGAGCAGGCGCGTCTCGACGGTCCTGAACGCCGGCGCCTCCAACCACCCGCTCTCCTACTTCGCACCGGAGGACCCCGACGACCTCAGGCGCTGGGCGGACGGGAAGTGGACGACGCCGAAGGGACGCTTCACGGTCTTCGTCGGCGGCTCCTCCGAGGACACCCCCCTGCGTCGGTCGGTGACGCTGGACGTCGACAAGGCGGTCAAGGCGCCCTCGCAGATCAAGAAGCCGACGGTCCGCCCGCGGCCGGTGACCTCGAGCACCCGAGCCCGGATCACCCTCCGGGTCGTCTCGGCCGGGAAGCCGGCGACCGGCGAGGTCCGGGTCAAGGAGGGCGGAGTCGTGATCGCGCTCGACGCGCTCGACGCCCGCGGCCGCGCCCAGGTGCGGCTGCCCCGCCTCCGGGCGGGCGTCCACCGGCTGAAGCTCGTCTACACCGGCTCGGCCGTCTCGAAGCGGGCCACCAGGACGCTGGTGATCACGGTCCGGAAGGGGTGA
- a CDS encoding right-handed parallel beta-helix repeat-containing protein: MLTACTGDTPAEPEPPSTPEEATAGTAYDVTDLGADPEPGTGDDAPAIREALAAAEPGDEVVLPAGVYDLRSADPDEEDANLLLAAGVQVRGAGREATVLRTWFDGEDDSAVVRGSGVRDASLRGLTITSAHEGPLGTDPDEEGPGGGPMYGVQIGADDGQGSRRVLVEDVAVELFQRHGITVKASREVTVRACHVADATSVGPGGAGYGIVVEGTPDDRDPGGPDDSRDNVVADNHLDGRHLRHSILLQFPTHHNLVADNVVEGGVLDAIDLHGEGEHRNEIRGNTVTGVDAAAVALGNSGGTKHQHDASGEGNWVHDNRLVGNRQGVLVILGTPDTLIEDNEVVGRPGSEVGIELRNAPGTTVRENAVTGADRDFWAIVVTEDDGTDGRGAGVATDVLIADNRLSGPVNGIAVDAGRGIEITGNSVDVEGVPLRVAPGVERSSPPPA, encoded by the coding sequence GTGCTGACCGCGTGCACCGGCGACACCCCTGCGGAGCCGGAGCCCCCGTCCACGCCCGAGGAGGCGACCGCCGGGACGGCGTACGACGTCACGGACCTGGGAGCCGATCCCGAGCCCGGCACCGGGGACGACGCCCCCGCCATCCGGGAGGCGTTGGCCGCGGCGGAGCCGGGCGACGAGGTGGTCCTCCCCGCCGGGGTGTACGACCTGAGGTCGGCCGACCCCGACGAGGAGGACGCGAACCTGCTGCTCGCCGCCGGCGTGCAGGTCCGCGGCGCGGGCCGCGAGGCCACCGTGCTCCGCACCTGGTTCGACGGGGAGGACGACAGCGCGGTCGTGCGCGGGTCGGGCGTCCGGGACGCCTCGCTGCGCGGCCTCACCATCACCTCGGCGCACGAGGGCCCCCTCGGCACCGACCCGGACGAGGAGGGGCCCGGCGGGGGCCCGATGTACGGCGTGCAGATCGGTGCGGACGACGGGCAGGGCAGTCGGCGGGTGCTCGTCGAGGACGTCGCCGTGGAGCTCTTCCAGCGCCATGGCATCACGGTGAAGGCCAGCCGGGAGGTGACCGTGCGGGCCTGCCACGTCGCCGACGCCACCAGCGTCGGCCCCGGCGGCGCCGGCTACGGGATCGTGGTCGAGGGCACGCCCGACGACCGCGACCCGGGCGGCCCCGACGACTCGCGGGACAACGTGGTCGCGGACAACCACCTCGACGGCCGGCACCTGCGCCACAGCATCCTGTTGCAGTTCCCCACCCACCACAACCTGGTCGCCGACAACGTCGTCGAGGGCGGGGTCCTGGACGCCATCGACCTGCACGGCGAGGGCGAGCACCGCAACGAGATCCGCGGCAACACCGTCACCGGCGTCGACGCCGCCGCGGTCGCGCTGGGCAACTCCGGAGGCACGAAGCACCAGCACGACGCCAGCGGCGAGGGCAACTGGGTCCACGACAACCGCCTGGTCGGCAACCGGCAGGGCGTGCTCGTCATCCTCGGGACCCCCGACACCCTCATCGAGGACAACGAGGTCGTCGGGCGCCCCGGCTCCGAGGTGGGCATCGAGCTGCGCAACGCGCCCGGCACGACCGTGCGCGAGAACGCCGTGACCGGCGCCGACCGGGACTTCTGGGCGATCGTGGTGACCGAGGACGACGGCACCGACGGCCGCGGCGCCGGCGTCGCCACCGACGTGCTCATCGCCGACAACCGGCTCTCGGGCCCGGTCAACGGCATCGCCGTCGACGCGGGCCGCGGCATCGAGATCACCGGCAACTCCGTCGACGTCGAGGGCGTCCCGCTGCGCGTCGCCCCGGGAGTGGAGCGGTCCTCGCCTCCCCCGGCGTGA
- a CDS encoding oxygenase MpaB family protein, translating to MTNVRERLGQALFLRVAGPDGAKQAARIHGRPGPRWFEPDSPIARVHGDASMFVGGIRALLLQTLHPAAMRAVSEHSGFRGDMWGRLARTSTFLAVTTFGHADDAQQAVDAVRRIHDRITGTMPDGTTYAASDPHLLMWVHVAEVDSFLLAHTTYGAEPLDQAGRDTYVAQVAEVGRRLGVIDPPTTEAELRERLAAYRSELRGTPEAREAVRYLLFKPPLPLPARAPYGVLVAAAIGLMPGWTRRHLLLPWLPVSERTVVRVLGSVAVGTIRWAMTPPGERAARSGA from the coding sequence GTGACCAACGTGCGCGAACGGCTCGGCCAGGCGCTCTTCCTGCGGGTGGCGGGCCCGGACGGGGCGAAGCAGGCCGCCCGCATCCACGGCCGGCCCGGCCCGCGGTGGTTCGAGCCGGACAGCCCGATCGCCCGCGTGCACGGCGACGCCTCGATGTTCGTCGGCGGGATCCGCGCGCTGCTGCTCCAGACGCTGCACCCGGCCGCGATGCGCGCGGTCTCCGAGCACTCCGGCTTCCGCGGCGACATGTGGGGCCGGCTCGCGCGGACCAGCACGTTCCTCGCGGTGACCACCTTCGGCCACGCCGACGACGCCCAGCAGGCCGTCGACGCGGTGCGCCGCATCCACGACCGGATCACCGGCACGATGCCCGACGGCACGACGTACGCCGCCAGCGATCCCCACCTGCTGATGTGGGTCCACGTCGCCGAGGTCGACAGCTTCCTGCTGGCCCACACCACCTACGGCGCCGAACCGCTCGACCAGGCCGGCCGCGACACCTACGTCGCGCAGGTCGCCGAGGTCGGGCGCCGGCTCGGGGTCATCGACCCGCCCACGACCGAGGCCGAGCTGCGCGAGCGGCTCGCGGCGTACCGCTCCGAGCTGCGCGGCACCCCTGAGGCCCGCGAGGCCGTGCGCTACCTGCTGTTCAAGCCGCCGCTCCCGCTGCCGGCCCGGGCGCCGTACGGCGTGCTGGTCGCCGCAGCGATCGGGCTGATGCCGGGCTGGACCCGCCGGCACCTGCTGCTGCCGTGGCTGCCGGTCTCCGAGCGCACCGTGGTGCGCGTGCTGGGCTCGGTCGCGGTCGGCACGATCCGCTGGGCGATGACGCCGCCGGGCGAGCGCGCGGCCCGGTCCGGGGCGTGA
- a CDS encoding MSCRAMM family protein: MGTLTVRRRSALVLALGLLASLLTTLLVALGPTAPAQAANGTVRGQVINPQGGKINLTMRWFAKDWSYLGQRRVTSDIYSLSLPPGTYHLQFVDQRPSYDVTKYAPADVTVRLASGQKVQKDVRLRRGAAITGTVRAGGKPAGGARVVAANTYGQSYETKANGKGQFAIGGLPGSSYSVWGYDRRAQFVGRSIYVRKLARGKIANIKVALGTRGGSLLVDLQKPDGSRMDGTFFVTVSSKRTGQFWTAKARRGTVTFQGLFPGKYVMEAPAVGIYLPRRGNVSGAFVKAGRADLASTFRWTKRGAWVTGTVVDEADPGQVLEGVKVMLFDRGGAEIASTITGRRGSFDLGGALLTQKGMRIVAMPAYTEYLGPDPAGKCRFGRVEVGGIAVTTGRRTDVGDVLLPRLPKQDTPACATPSPTPSPTPTPSPTPTPTPNPTPSPTPTPTPAQDPGQARRMSASPQ, translated from the coding sequence ATGGGGACCCTCACCGTTCGACGCCGCTCCGCGCTGGTGCTCGCGCTCGGACTGCTCGCCTCGCTGCTGACCACGCTCCTGGTCGCCCTCGGGCCGACCGCGCCGGCGCAGGCCGCCAACGGCACCGTCCGCGGGCAGGTGATCAACCCCCAGGGCGGGAAGATCAACCTGACGATGCGCTGGTTCGCGAAGGACTGGAGCTACCTCGGGCAGCGCCGGGTCACCTCCGACATCTACTCCCTCTCGCTGCCGCCGGGCACCTACCACCTGCAGTTCGTCGACCAGCGGCCCTCCTACGACGTCACCAAGTACGCGCCCGCCGACGTCACCGTCCGCCTGGCCTCGGGCCAGAAGGTCCAGAAGGACGTCCGGCTGCGGCGCGGCGCCGCGATCACCGGCACCGTCCGCGCCGGCGGCAAGCCCGCCGGCGGCGCCCGGGTGGTCGCCGCGAACACCTACGGGCAGTCGTATGAGACCAAGGCCAACGGCAAGGGCCAGTTCGCCATCGGCGGGCTGCCGGGCAGCAGCTACTCGGTGTGGGGCTATGACCGGCGCGCCCAGTTCGTCGGCCGCAGCATCTACGTCCGCAAGCTGGCCCGCGGCAAGATCGCCAACATCAAGGTCGCCCTCGGCACCCGCGGCGGCAGCCTGCTCGTCGACCTCCAGAAGCCCGATGGCAGCCGGATGGACGGCACGTTCTTCGTCACCGTGAGCAGCAAGCGCACCGGCCAGTTCTGGACCGCCAAGGCCAGGCGGGGCACGGTGACCTTCCAAGGCCTCTTCCCCGGCAAGTACGTCATGGAGGCGCCCGCGGTCGGCATCTACCTCCCCCGCCGCGGCAACGTGAGCGGCGCCTTCGTCAAGGCCGGCCGCGCCGACCTGGCCAGCACGTTCCGCTGGACCAAGCGCGGCGCCTGGGTGACCGGCACGGTCGTCGACGAGGCCGACCCGGGCCAGGTGCTCGAGGGCGTCAAGGTCATGCTCTTCGACCGCGGCGGCGCGGAGATCGCCTCGACGATCACGGGGCGCCGCGGCTCCTTCGACCTGGGCGGGGCGCTGCTCACCCAGAAGGGCATGCGGATCGTCGCGATGCCCGCCTACACCGAGTACCTGGGCCCCGATCCCGCCGGCAAGTGCCGGTTCGGTCGCGTCGAGGTCGGCGGCATCGCGGTGACCACCGGTCGCCGGACCGACGTCGGGGACGTGCTCCTGCCGCGCCTCCCGAAGCAGGACACCCCCGCCTGCGCCACCCCGAGCCCGACCCCGAGCCCGACCCCCACCCCGAGCCCGACCCCGACCCCGACCCCGAACCCGACGCCGAGCCCGACCCCGACCCCGACTCCGGCGCAGGACCCGGGTCAGGCCAGGCGCATGTCCGCCTCGCCCCAGTAG